The genomic interval ACGCTTTCCGCATTGCTGAGATTTTAGGTATGCCCAAAGACATTATGCATCTGCTATCCCAAAAATCGTGATGTCCACAATTAGTTTACAGCAGTGCAGCAAACTTGCACTTGAAACCGGAAGAGTCATTTTAGAAAGCGGGGGTGCCACAAATCGTGTGGAATTGATGATGCATAAGGTTTGCACCGGTCTTGGATATCCGGATTGCGAATCTTTCGTAACCCCCACTGGTATATTTCTTTCCATCAGTGATGGTGATACTGAGCTAAGCACCAGAATCAAACGGATCGATCAAAGACGGATGGATCTTGGCAGAATAACTGAAGTTAGCCGTATTGTCAATTTCCTCTACACTTACAAGGATGACACACATATAGACGGGAAGTCTAAAAGAGACTATTTTAAGGCTGAGCTAGCCCGTGTTAAAGATCAGAAAACATATCCTATGTGGCTAAGTAACCTCTGTGGAGCAGGCACTAGCGGCTTTTTTTGCTTACTTTTTGGAGGTTCTTGGACCGAGTTTCTTGTAGCCCTCGTGGTAGGATTCTTGGTTGCTACCAGTCTCAAATACATATCCCGGCTTCCGGTAAACAGCTTTCTTCTTAATGCCCTCGCAGCTGCGCTAATTGTGCTTATTAGTAAAACCATAGATATCTGGGTGCCATTCCTTC from Candidatus Cloacimonadota bacterium carries:
- a CDS encoding threonine/serine exporter family protein is translated as MSTISLQQCSKLALETGRVILESGGATNRVELMMHKVCTGLGYPDCESFVTPTGIFLSISDGDTELSTRIKRIDQRRMDLGRITEVSRIVNFLYTYKDDTHIDGKSKRDYFKAELARVKDQKTYPMWLSNLCGAGTSGFFCLLFGGSWTEFLVALVVGFLVATSLKYISRLPVNSFLLNALAAALIVLISKTIDIWVPFLRLDFIIIGGIMILVPGLQIVNAIRDTMSGDLVAGTARGVEAIIITTAIVAGSGAMLKLWEILS